Proteins encoded together in one Candidatus Hydrogenedentota bacterium window:
- a CDS encoding transcriptional regulator yields SARAVALSFVYPSDDAHLHRELKRLGHLMPASTAIVAGGRAVEGYATCLDAIGARRVTSLAEFRDELESLRS; encoded by the coding sequence TCCGCGAGAGCTGTGGCGCTCAGTTTTGTGTATCCTTCGGACGACGCGCACCTACATCGAGAATTGAAGCGTCTTGGGCATCTGATGCCGGCATCAACTGCAATTGTGGCTGGGGGGCGCGCGGTAGAGGGTTATGCGACGTGTCTGGACGCAATTGGCGCGCGGCGAGTGACCTCCTTGGCCGAATTCCGAGACGAATTGGAGAGCCTGCGCTCCTGA
- a CDS encoding VCBS repeat-containing protein: protein MLAWVVVSLAMGAAAEPRVFALNAGLDVWDIAVADFNGDKHGDILAICADPLSSPVKKQLALFLADDKGGYPAKPTLVQALDPVVGALFTAEVTGQAPVEVLAASAGGCKAYGYSEGQLKVVRDIAFVSLYPSGSKEPAFLINAAVDLNGDGLDEWLAPMPQGFDVRNADALLASVHCDVESGVRTGSGMQISNRYPAYKSFALPNSKNKALAFLSGENADFAFGEQWGETRRFKIPVNLGDKWDTSSDMNDINGDGVPDLVVTQTQGTINLSVLTQVYIAKGPMDYPNEPTAKFESKGSFAAPILKDVNGDKKLDMVFINIPFGVKFFVNFFMFRQVGVDLQIYLYNGNGFGKKPDYSTSVSIAAPDGKEQNAYVLGDFNGDGNTDAAFGAGSDKLLLHAGGDVRFISPKPYATVTVPSFGVARAFKLNDNAAEDIVIIHPGIKNKERIEALVF from the coding sequence ATGCTTGCTTGGGTTGTTGTGTCGCTAGCGATGGGGGCTGCCGCGGAACCGCGGGTGTTTGCCCTTAACGCGGGATTGGATGTGTGGGACATTGCCGTGGCGGATTTCAATGGGGACAAGCATGGCGATATTCTGGCCATTTGTGCCGATCCGCTTTCGAGTCCGGTGAAGAAGCAGTTGGCGCTCTTTCTCGCCGACGATAAGGGGGGATACCCCGCGAAGCCAACTCTTGTTCAGGCGCTGGATCCCGTGGTGGGTGCGTTGTTCACCGCTGAAGTGACCGGACAAGCGCCGGTGGAAGTGCTGGCCGCGTCGGCGGGTGGCTGCAAGGCGTACGGGTACTCTGAAGGGCAACTGAAGGTAGTCCGCGACATTGCGTTTGTTTCGCTGTATCCAAGCGGGTCCAAGGAGCCCGCTTTTCTGATCAACGCGGCGGTCGACTTGAACGGCGACGGCTTGGACGAGTGGCTTGCTCCGATGCCGCAAGGTTTCGACGTACGCAATGCGGATGCGCTGCTTGCCTCCGTGCATTGTGATGTCGAATCGGGAGTCCGAACCGGAAGCGGCATGCAGATCAGCAATCGGTACCCGGCGTACAAGTCGTTTGCGCTTCCGAATTCGAAGAACAAGGCGCTGGCTTTTTTGAGCGGCGAGAATGCCGATTTTGCCTTCGGAGAGCAGTGGGGAGAGACACGCCGCTTCAAGATCCCGGTGAACCTGGGCGACAAGTGGGATACGAGTTCGGACATGAACGACATCAACGGCGATGGTGTTCCGGATCTCGTCGTGACCCAGACGCAGGGGACGATCAATTTGAGCGTACTCACGCAGGTCTACATCGCGAAAGGTCCGATGGACTACCCCAACGAGCCGACGGCTAAATTCGAGTCGAAGGGATCGTTTGCGGCGCCGATTCTGAAAGATGTCAACGGAGACAAGAAGCTTGATATGGTCTTTATCAACATTCCGTTTGGCGTGAAGTTTTTCGTGAATTTCTTCATGTTCCGCCAAGTGGGGGTCGACCTTCAGATTTATCTTTACAACGGCAACGGTTTCGGCAAGAAGCCGGATTATTCAACCAGTGTCTCGATTGCGGCTCCGGACGGCAAAGAGCAGAACGCGTATGTATTGGGTGATTTCAATGGCGATGGGAATACGGATGCCGCGTTTGGGGCGGGTTCCGACAAGTTGCTCCTGCATGCGGGGGGAGACGTCCGTTTCATTTCGCCGAAGCCGTATGCAACGGTCACGGTGCCTTCGTTTGGGGTGGCGCGCGCGTTCAAGTTGAACGATAATGCCGCCGAGGATATCGTGATTATTCACCCGGGGATCAAGAACAAGGAACGGATTGAGGCGCTGGTTTTCTAG